A stretch of the Pygocentrus nattereri isolate fPygNat1 chromosome 29, fPygNat1.pri, whole genome shotgun sequence genome encodes the following:
- the orai1a gene encoding calcium release-activated calcium channel protein 1, with amino-acid sequence MSLNEHSLQALSWRKLYLSRAKLKATSRTSALLSGFAMVAMVEVQLERDYSYPPGLLIAFSACTTVLVAVHLFALMISTCILPNLEAVSNVHNLNSVKESPHERMHRHIELAWAFSTVIGTFLFLAEVLLLCWVKFLPLKKHDEVQTDNSTVSAGVAAAYASTAIMVPCGLVFIVFAVHFYRSLVSHKTDRQFQELEELSNITRLQNELDHRADAPNIQSAPGLFP; translated from the exons ATGAGTTTGAACGAGCACTCTCTGCAGGCGCTGTCATGGAGAAAGCTCTACTTGAGTCGAGCCAAGCTGAAGGCCACCAGCAGaacctctgctctgctctccggGTTCGCCATG GTGGCGATGGTGGAGGTCCAGTTGGAGCGAGATTACTCCTACCCTCCGGGTTTGCTGATAGCGTTTAGCGCCTGCACCACTGTCCTGGTGGCCGTGCATCTCTTCGCTTTAATGATCAGCACCTGCATCCTGCCCAACCTGGAGGCGGTCAGCAACGTCCACAACCTCAATTCGGTCAAGGAGTCGCCCCACGAGCGGATGCATCGCCACATCGAGCTGGCCTGGGCCTTCTCCACCGTCATCGGCACCTTCCTCTTCCTAGCGGAggtgctgctgctctgctgggTGAAGTTCCTTCCGCTGAAGAAGCACGACGAAGTCCAAACAGACAACTCCACGGTCAGCGCCGGGGTAGCCGCGGCCTACGCGTCGACGGCCATCATGGTTCCCTGCGGCCTCGTCTTCATCGTCTTTGCCGTGCATTTCTACCGCTCACTCGTTAGCCACAAAACTGACCGGCAGTTCCAGGAGCTGGAGGAGTTGTCCAACATCACGCGCCTCCAGAACGAGCTGGACCATCGGGCGGACGCGCCAAACATTCAGTCGGCTCCGGGACTTTTCCCTTAG